A window of Chiloscyllium punctatum isolate Juve2018m chromosome 37, sChiPun1.3, whole genome shotgun sequence contains these coding sequences:
- the atp5f1e gene encoding ATP synthase subunit epsilon, mitochondrial, protein MVAFWRQAGLSYIQYSRICAQAVRAALKPQYQAEAKKAADVNVKVNKPKQ, encoded by the exons ATGGTGGCGTTCTGGAGGCAGGCGGGCCTGAG TTACATCCAGTACTCTCGAATCTGTGCACAAGCTGTGAGAGCTGCTTTGAAACCCCAGTACCAAGCAGAGGCCAAGAAAGCAGCAGATGTAAATGTCAAAGTCAATAAGCCGAAACAGTAA